The Salvelinus sp. IW2-2015 linkage group LG15, ASM291031v2, whole genome shotgun sequence genome includes a region encoding these proteins:
- the LOC111973700 gene encoding potassium voltage-gated channel subfamily A member 1-like yields the protein MEFAMIGADNGCKTRLPYGYARAREREHERERQVQQATAAAEGAASGEVGESSGHLLNNHQQHQSRTASSSNANNSSGSTASRPSSSQQPQQHHHESEQQVLRERKKQRGVGRWRRSRQTLGGDLRHSELALLGSEEDMIEEDEAEGGEEEDRGSKSSSFLCNMDDEDTVSLTDRRPQSAYANVYSEYGCCERVVINVSGLKFETLLKTLTQFPDTLLGDPDKRIRYFDPLRNEYFFDRNRPSFDAILYYYQSGGRLKRPQNVPFDIFSEEVKFYELGEEAMLKFREDEGFVKEEEKPLPEDEFKRQVWLLFEYPESSQPASGIAVVSVLVIVISIVIFCMETLPEFRDEKEYLKPRENSTEPHGQTPFNDPFFIVETVCIIWFSFEIIVRFFASPSKTDFFKNXMNTIDIVSILPYFITLGTDLAQQQGNGDQAMSFAILRIIRLVRVFRIFKLSRHSKGLQILGHTLRASMRELALLIFFLVIGVILFSSAVYFAEADEPASQFTSIPDAFWWAVVTMTTVGYGDMKPITVGGKIVGSLCAIAGVLTIALPVPVIVSNFNYFYHRETDNEADSPPVVETPPPACPYFPNFLKKFKGSPSGSSLGDKAEYMEMEEGVTESLCGVDKSPSKGNGTDIGRKNSTSSKSQQTDV from the coding sequence ATGGAGTTTGCCATGATAGGTGCAGATAATGGGTGCAAAACTCGACTGCCTTACGGGTATGCTCGCGCACGGGAAAGGGAGCACGAAAGGGAGAGACAGGTACAGCAGGCAACAGCCGCTGCGGAAGGTGCAGCAAGTGGAGAGGTAGGGGAGTCCTCTGGCCATCTCCTTAACAACCACCAGCAGCATCAGTCTCGCACCGCCTCCTCATCAAATGCCAACAACAGTAGCGGCAGTACCGCCTCGCGCCCCTCCTCCTCACAACAGCCACAGCAGCACCACCATGAGTCTGAGCAGCAGGTTCTCAGAGAAAGGAAAAAGCAACGCGGCGTAGGACGTTGGAGAAGGAGTCGCCAGACTCTCGGTGGGGACTTGCGCCACTCGGAGTTGGCGCTACTTGGATCAGAGGAGGATATGATAGAGGAGGACGAGGCGGAAGGcggagaagaggaggacaggggaAGCAAGAGTTCCAGTTTTCTCTGTAATATGGATGATGAAGATACTGTCTCACTCACAGACAGACGTCCCCAATCAGCATACGCAAATGTTTACAGCGAGTATGGGTGCTGCGAAAGAGTTGTTATTAATGTGTCCGGACTAAAGTTTGAAACTCTACTTAAGACTCTCACACAGTTTCCTGACACTCTTTTGGGAGACCCGGACAAACGAATCAGGTACTTCGACCCTCTAAGGAACGAATATTTTTTTGACAGGAACCGACCAAGCTTCGACGCAATTCTTTATTATTACCAGTCAGGGGGGCGATTGAAGAGACCCCAAAATGTACCGTTTGACATCTTCTCTGAGGAGGTGAAATTCTATGAACTTGGGGAGGAGGCAATGCTGAAGTTTCGGGAGGATGAGGGTTTTGTCAAAGAGGAAGAGAAACCCTTACCAGAGGACGAGTTCAAACGCCAAGTTTGGCTTCTTTTTGAATACCCAGAGAGCTCACAACCTGCGAGYGGGATTGCAGTCGTGTCSGTTTTAGTCATCGTWATATCAATAGTCATTTTCTGTATGGAAACGTTGCCAGAGTTCAGGGACGAAAAAGAATACCTTAAACCACGAGARAATTCGACAGAACCRCATGGACAGACCCCTTTTAACGACCCWTTTTTCATTGTGGAGACGGTYTGCATTATTTGGTTTTCATTTGAGATTATAGTGCGCTTCTTTGCAAGTCCAAGTAAAACGGATTTCTTTAAAAACATRATGAATACTATAGACATTGTATCSATTTTGCCTTATTTCATCACGCTCGGCACAGATCTTGCTCAACAGCAAGGCAAYGGGGACCAGGCAATGAGTTTTGCAATCTTGAGAATAATCCGCCTTGTCAGAGTCTTTCGCATATTTAAACTCTCCAGGCACTCCAAAGGACTGCAGATCCTCGGACATACCCTCCGCGCCAGTATGAGGGAACTAGCGCTTCTGATTTTCTTCCTCGTTATTGGTGTRATTTTGTTCTCYAGTGCAGTGTACTTCGCGGAGGCAGACGAACCCGCGTCTCAATTCACAAGTATTCCCGACGCTTTTTGGTGGGCTGTCGTCACTATGACCACGGTCGGATATGGAGACATGAAACCAATAACTGTCGGTGGGAAGATAGTTGGCTCGCTCTGTGCCATAGCGGGTGTGTTAACCATAGCTCTTCCAGTGCCCGTCATTGTATCCAACTTCAATTACTTCTACCACAGGGAGACTGATAATGAAGCAGACTCGCCACCGGTTGTTGAAACCCCACCACCTGCCTGCCCATATTTCCCCAACTTTCTCAAAAAATTTAAAGGTTCCCCCTCAGGCTCTTCGCTGGGTGATAAAGCGGAGTACATGGAGATGGAAGAGGGGGTAACGGAGTCGCTGTGTGGGGTGGACAAAAGCCCGAGTAAAGGAAATGGGACAGACATTGGCAGGAAAAACAGTACAAGTTCAAAGTCACAACAGACTGATGTGTGA